In Archangium lipolyticum, the DNA window GCGGCCCGCTACGAAACCATACAGTGGCTGATGTTCCAGATGGGCGGCATCGGGCCGATGTTCGGCCAGCTCGGCTTCTTCCATAAATTCGCCGGCAAGGAATATGAAGACAAGCGTCCGCGCGACCGCTATGCGGCGGAATCGCGCCGCCTGCTCGGCGTGCTGAACCAGCGGCTGGAAGGACGGCAGTGGGTGATGGGCGACGACTATACGATCGCGGATATCGCGATTCTGCCCTGGGTACGCAACCTGATCGGCTTCTATGGCGCCGGCGATCTGGTCGGCATCCAGGACTTCCCCAACGTCACGCGCGCGGTCGACGCCTTGGTGGCGCGGCCGGCGGTGGCGCGAGGGCTGGAGATTCCGCGGCGGAACCCGCAACCGGCTTAGCAGCCGCGCCGGCCTGCCCGCTTCCGGTACGGGCGAGGGACACCGGAACGGCGCCCCCGCGCCGCCGCTTGCGCCTACAGGTTGGCCAATAACGCCTGATGGAGAGACGGTGGAGGAGCCGAGGAAGCAGAGGAGGGCGCGGGTGGGTTGGGCCGGGCTGCTGCGCAGGAGCTTCGCGCTAGAGGTCTCAATGGGGAAAATGCGCCATCTGACAGCGGCGTGTGTCTTCAGTGACGATGCTTCCCCCATTGGAGAGGTCACCCATGTCATCCAGATGCTCCTCACTCGCTCGTTTCTGGTGGATCGCCGCGTTCCTGACGGGCACCCTGGGCTGCGTAGACGACGCGCTCCCGCAGCCGCTCGAGCCGCAGCGAGCGGAGCTCGCGGCGAGCAACCTCGTGAGCAATCCCTCCTTCGAGACCGGCACCGCGGGCTGGGCAAGCTGGCAGGGGACGCTCCTCCGTGAGACCTCGACGGTGGCGCCTGCCGGGAGCTACGTCGCGCGCGTCACGAGGAGCACCGGCACCCTCTATTCGCTGGATGACTCGCCGGACACGGTGCCGGGCGCCGTCGCGGGAACGATGTATGAGGCCTCCGCCTCGGTTGCGGCCGGCAGCAGCAGCGCCGTCGGCAAGCCCTTGGTGATTGTGCTCCGCGAGCGGAACACCTCGGGCGCTATCGTGAAAGTCTGGGAGTCCGAGCCCGTGTCCCTGAAGACGGCGTTCCAGACGCTCTCGGTCCAGGCCACGGTGCAGCAGACCGGCGACACGCTTGATGTGTACCTCATCCAGGACAATGCCGCCGCGGGTGACGCCTTCCTCGCCGACGCGGTGAGCCTGCAGAAGGTCTCGACCGAGCCTGTGCTCCTGTGGAGTGACGAGTTCGACGGGCTCGCCGGGAGCCTCCCGAATCCCGCGGTGTGGAATCTCGAGACCGGCGGCATGTGGGACAATGGCCGGACGCTCCAGCAGTACACCGCGCGCCCGGAGAACTGCCAGCTCGATGGCAACGGGCACCTGCGAATCATTGCCCGGCGCGAGCGCTACACGGGCGAGGACGGCGTGACCCGGGACTACACCTCCGCGCGCATCCAGACCCAGGGCCTGATGGAGCGCCAGTACGGCTACGTCGAGGTGAGGCTCAAGGCCCCCACCGGGAAGGGAACGTGGCCCGCGGCGTGGATGATGGGGAGCACGGGAGAGTGGCCGGCGAACGGCGAGTTCGACCTGTTCGAGGGCGAGGGGGATGCCCCGACGCAGGCACATGGCACCCTGCACGCACCTGGACTCTCGTACGGGTGGGACTCGAACGGGGGTCTGGTCGACATGGCGCCCGCGAATGTTGGCGATGCCTGGCACACGTTCGGGATGTTCTGGGACTCGACGCGCGTGGAGTGGTACGTCGACCGTGTCAAGCGCATGACGTACACGCGGGGCTCCGGCGGGACCTGGGTCTTTGATCAGCCGAACTACGTGCTGCTCAACCTCGCGCTCGGCGACATCGGGGGGGAGCCCTCGGGCACCACGTTCCCGCAGGTGCTCGAGGTGGACTACGTGCGCTGGTACGCGGGTCCGCCCACCAGTCCCTGAGGAGCATAGGACGGATTGAAGGCCTGTTGAGGGAGGAGGACAGGTGCTGAGCCTGCCCGCGCTGGCTTGAAGTCCTCATGCCGTCACATCCGCGCCCACCCCGTTCCATCTCAGTGAGTGAGGGGGGAGGAGGGCTGAGCCGGCGAGACTGGGAGGAGCTCGCCGGCCCCGGCCTCCGTTTTTTCACCAATCCTGGCCTAGCGACATCCGGTACCCCGATGTGCCGTCGGCTGCTCGGCTGCCACGGTCCTTCCGTCCCATGCTCATCCTCTTCACGCATCAGGGGGGCCTCATGTCCATCGTCCTAAGGCGATCGCCGCGCTCACGGTCGCCGTACTCGTGATCCTCGCAACCTCTGCGGCCGACGCAGCCGACATCACCAACTGGTTCCTGTCGAAGTTCCCCGGCGCCGACACGTCGCTGGTCCTCGATGCCAACTACGACGTCAGCGACACCGTGCTGACGAGCAACAACGTGTGGATCGACGACGACAACGACGGCGTGGGCGACGACAACTACTACTCGGCCCGGATCGGTCTCACCAACGCCGAATGGGCGCCGGGAGGATACTTCGAAGCGATCGACGCCTTCACCGACACGACCTGCCGCGACGTTTACGAGCCACTCGACCGCATGGACCGATGCAGCCAGTTCTCGACGATGCTGCGCTTCAACATCGGCGGCGTGCCGGTGATCGAGACCCCGACGTTCGTGCGCTTCGACCTCAGCGATCCCGTGGTCAGCGACCAGTACACTGCCCACCCCAATACCGAGGGCTTCTCGTTGCTCATGGGGGGTCAGTTCGGCACGCCGACGACGCTCGCGGACTTCAGGGTCCTGATGAGGGCCACGCTGCTCGAGAGCTACGTCGATCACGACTCGGTGAGCGGAGTGATTGCCCCCCGTTGCGGCCAGCACGTCGGTCTCGAGCAATGGCGCCCGTTCGGGCTCAGCCACACGCCCGACAGCGACGAGACCCTGGCCGGCATGCCGCCGGTGTTCGGGACCGACACCACCGTGCACGACGCGCTCTGGGACTGGCTCAACGTCGGCGGCGGCGGTCGGCTCGACATCCGCCGTCTGGACCGGGACCTCGGCGCGGCGCTCTCGGGCTGCTGACCGGGACCCGATGGGCCCACCTTACGACGGTGGTGCCCGGATGCGCTCAGCTCACTTGAGCGGAGGCGTGGACACCGGCGCCTGCTCCGCCTCGAGCACCAGCGCCTGCCTCGCCCCTGAGGGTCTAGACGAAAGCCCCGGACCCCGACAGGAACCGGAGAGTCCGGCGGCGGGGCGGACCACCGCGCGCCCGCCTACTCGTAATAGAGTTCCTCTCCGGCCATCGGCTGCCCTGGGGGCGGGGCTTCGCCCAGGCGCGGCGTGCCTTCCTCCACCGGCAGGTCCAGCTTCTTCCACGCGGTCATCCCGCCGAGCAGGTTGGACACGCTCTGGAAGCCGTGGCGCAGCAGGAGGCTGGTGGCCAGACCCGACCGCAGGCCGCTGCCACACACCACCGCCACCGGGTCATCCGGGCTCAGCCCCAGCCCGGGCAGGCGCTCCTCCAACTCGCCCACGTAGGCGTGGCGCGCCCCGGGGATGTGGCCCGACTCGAACTCGGAGATGTCGCGCACGTCCAGCAGCTGGAAGCGCGCGGAGTGCTCGTGGAGCTCGTTGGGAATCAGGGTGGAGTTGCGTTCGATGGGCAGCCCCGTGGTGCGCCAGGCGCCGAAGCCACCGGCGAGGACGCCCTCCACCCGGTCGATGCCGACGCGGGCCAGCGAGAGCACCGCCTGCGCGAGGTCCGCTCCCTCGGGCAGCACGAGGAAGACCGGGGTGTCCCGGTCGGCCACCCAGCCGGCGAAGACGGGCAGCCCCTTCATCCAGATGTTCAGCGAGCCGGGGAGGTGGCCCCCGGCGAAGGCCTCGGGCTCGCGCGTGTCGATGACGAGCCCGTCCCGCGAGGCCTGCTGGAATTCCCGGGGGGACAGCGGGGGAGCGGTGCGCGGCTCGCGGTCGAGCGGGAAGCCGCCTTGCAGGTTGAGCTCCGCCATGCGCGAGAAGTAGGGCGGCCGGGGGAGGCGCTCGCGCAGCTTGTGCGCGATGAAGTCCTCGCGGCCGAGGACGAAGACGGGGTTGCGCTGGCGCTCGATGCCGAGCGTGGTCAACGCCCGGTCGTCGATATGGCCGCCGCACATCGAGCCCGCGCCATGCGCCGGGAAGACGAGCGTCTGGTCTCCCAGCGGGAGCACCTCGCGGTGCAGCGAGTCGTACAGCCACGCGGCGTTCTCGTAGGTGCGCTCGGGGTCGTGCAGGTCGGTGCGCCCGGTCTCTCCGGCAAGGAGCGCGTCGCCGGTGAAGATGCCCCAGGCGTGCTGGGGGTGGCTGTCGAGGAAGACGGCCCAGCTGAAGCTCTCGGGGGTATGGCCCGGGGTGTGGAGGGCGAGCAGGGAGAGGCTGCCGAGTTGGAGCCGCTCGCGCTCGCCCATCTGGAGGTCGGCGTAGCCGGTGATGGGATGCTTGCCCGCGACGATGCGGGCCCCGGTGAGGCGGGCGAGCGCGGTCGTCCCCAGGACGAAATCCTCCTGCCGGTGCGTCATGAGCACGTAACGCAGGCGCAGGCCCTGTGACTGGAGGACGTCGAGGTAGACGTCGAGATCGCGCCGCGGATCCACCACGAGCG includes these proteins:
- a CDS encoding glutathione S-transferase N-terminal domain-containing protein codes for the protein MSKLSAYPITRKWPASHPDRIQLYSLPTPNGVKASIMLEETGLPYEPHLVSFETNDQMSPEFLSLNPNNKIPAIIDPDGPGGRPLALFESGAILIYLAEKSGKFMPDDPAARYETIQWLMFQMGGIGPMFGQLGFFHKFAGKEYEDKRPRDRYAAESRRLLGVLNQRLEGRQWVMGDDYTIADIAILPWVRNLIGFYGAGDLVGIQDFPNVTRAVDALVARPAVARGLEIPRRNPQPA
- a CDS encoding glycoside hydrolase family 16 protein, whose product is MSSRCSSLARFWWIAAFLTGTLGCVDDALPQPLEPQRAELAASNLVSNPSFETGTAGWASWQGTLLRETSTVAPAGSYVARVTRSTGTLYSLDDSPDTVPGAVAGTMYEASASVAAGSSSAVGKPLVIVLRERNTSGAIVKVWESEPVSLKTAFQTLSVQATVQQTGDTLDVYLIQDNAAAGDAFLADAVSLQKVSTEPVLLWSDEFDGLAGSLPNPAVWNLETGGMWDNGRTLQQYTARPENCQLDGNGHLRIIARRERYTGEDGVTRDYTSARIQTQGLMERQYGYVEVRLKAPTGKGTWPAAWMMGSTGEWPANGEFDLFEGEGDAPTQAHGTLHAPGLSYGWDSNGGLVDMAPANVGDAWHTFGMFWDSTRVEWYVDRVKRMTYTRGSGGTWVFDQPNYVLLNLALGDIGGEPSGTTFPQVLEVDYVRWYAGPPTSP
- a CDS encoding MBL fold metallo-hydrolase, producing MFFQAIQTPGLAHVSYVLGSDGAALVVDPRRDLDVYLDVLQSQGLRLRYVLMTHRQEDFVLGTTALARLTGARIVAGKHPITGYADLQMGERERLQLGSLSLLALHTPGHTPESFSWAVFLDSHPQHAWGIFTGDALLAGETGRTDLHDPERTYENAAWLYDSLHREVLPLGDQTLVFPAHGAGSMCGGHIDDRALTTLGIERQRNPVFVLGREDFIAHKLRERLPRPPYFSRMAELNLQGGFPLDREPRTAPPLSPREFQQASRDGLVIDTREPEAFAGGHLPGSLNIWMKGLPVFAGWVADRDTPVFLVLPEGADLAQAVLSLARVGIDRVEGVLAGGFGAWRTTGLPIERNSTLIPNELHEHSARFQLLDVRDISEFESGHIPGARHAYVGELEERLPGLGLSPDDPVAVVCGSGLRSGLATSLLLRHGFQSVSNLLGGMTAWKKLDLPVEEGTPRLGEAPPPGQPMAGEELYYE